The proteins below are encoded in one region of Brassica napus cultivar Da-Ae chromosome A6, Da-Ae, whole genome shotgun sequence:
- the LOC106410151 gene encoding brefeldin A-inhibited guanine nucleotide-exchange protein 5-like isoform X2 yields MAAGGFVSRAFETMLKESGGKKFPDLQKAIQAYQDGSKVVTQAASSSIDERSQAEGEGAKTGGEADEPQKVPSGEVAEQASQSKSGTINISLANAGHTLGGAEVELVLKPLRLAFETKNLKIFDAALDCLHKLIAYDHLEGDPGLDGGKNSAPFTEILNMVCSCIDNSSPDSTVLQVLKVLLTAVASGKFKVHGEPLLGVIRVCYNIALNSKSPINQATSKAMLTQMISIVFRRMETDIVSSSSSVSQEEHVSGDSSSLKTEEIIAADQSEKEMTLGDALTQAKDTTLASVEELHTLVGGADIKGLEAALDKAVHLEDGKKIKRGIELESMSIGQRDALLVFRTLCKMGMKEDSDEVTTKTRILSLELLQGMLEGVSHSFTKNFHFIDSVKAYLSYALLRASVSQSSVIFQYASGIFSVLLLRFRDSLKGEIGIFFPIIVLRSLDNSECPNDQKMGVLRMLEKVCKDPQMLVDVYVNYDCDLEAPNLFERMVTTLSKIAQGTQSADPNPAMASQTASVKGSSLQCLVNVLKSLVDWEKIRKEAENSTRHVNEDSDSAREPIETKSREDVPSNFEKAKAHKSTMEAAISEFNRNSVKGIEYLIANKLVERNPASVAQFLRSTSTLKKVMIGDYLGQHEEFPLAVMHAYVDSMKFSEMKFHTAIREFLKGFRLPGEAQKIDRIMEKFAERYCADNPGLFKNADTAYVLAYAVIMLNTDAHNPMVWPKMSKSDFIRMNATTDPEDCAPTELLEEIYDSIVKEEIKLKDDDSSIRKINSQRPGGEGGLVSILNLGLPKRISAADAKSETEDIVRKTQEIFRKDGVKRGVFHTVEQVDIIRPMVEAVGWPLLAAFSVTMEVGDNKPRILLCMEGFKAGIHIAFVLGMDTMRYAFLTSLVRFTFLHAPKEMRSKNVEALRILLALCDSEPDTLQDTWNAVLECVSRLEFIVSTPGITATVMHGSNQISRDGVVQSLKELAGRPAEQVFVNSVKLPSESVVEFFTALCGVSAEELKQSPARVFSLQKLVEISYYNIARIRMVWARIWSVLAEHFVSAGSHHDEKIAMYAIDSLRQLGMKYLERAELTNFTFQNDILKPFVIIMRNTQSQTIRSLIVDCIVQMIKSKVGSIKSGWRSVFMIFTAAADDDVESIVEKSFENVEQVILEHFDQVIGDCFMDCVNCLIRFANNKASDRISLKAIALLRICEDRLAEGLIPGGVLKPVNTNEDETFDVTEHYWYPMLAGLSDLTSDFRPEVRNCALEVLFDLLNERGKKFSTPFWESIFHRILFPIFDHVSHAGKDGLVSSGDVQFRETSIHSLQLLCNLFNTFYKEVCFMLPPLLSLLLDCAKKSDQTVVSISLGALVHLIEVGGHQFSEGDWDMLLKSIRDASYTTQPLELLNDLGFDNPNKNLVVTGDIEADATDSPRVDHNPDENGKGSAQASPRVGIHGASQESGIQPKDDGSEGRPSSSGRSQKEGDDPIIQRSQTFGQRFMDNLFLRNLTSQPKSSAAEVSVPSSPHKVDPAEPDNREEESPALGTIRGKCITQLLLLGAINSIQKKYWSNLKTAQKIAIMDILFSFIEFAASYNSYSNLRTRMIHISAERPPLNLLRQELEGTNIYMDVLHKTTTGLGDAASDTEDKLEGAAEGKLVSFCEQVLKETSDLQSSLGESTNMDVHRVLELRSPVIVKVLEGMCFMNNKIFRKHMREFYPLLTRLVCCEQMDIRGALANLFTAQLKPLLQQ; encoded by the exons ATGGCGGCGGGTGGATTTGTGAGCCGAGCGTTCGAGACGATGCTCAAGGAATCTGGGGGCAAGAAGTTTCCTGATCTCCAGAAAGCCATTCAAGCCTATCAAG ATGGTTCCAAGGTTGTTACACAGGCTGCATCCTCGAGCATAGATGAGAG ATCACAAGCTGAAGGTGAAGGTGCAAAAACTGGAGGAGAAGCAGATGAACCGCAAAAAGTCCCGAGTGGTGAAGTGGCCGAGCAGGCCAGCCAGTCAAAAAGCGGGACTATCAACATTTCCTTAGCAAATGCTGGACACACATTAGGGGGAGCTGAAGTGGAGCTTGTTCTGAAGCCTCTACGCCTTGCATTTGAGACAAAGAACTTGAAGATTTTTGATGCTGCTTTGGACTGTCTTCAT AAACTCATTGCCTACGATCATTTGGAGGGTGATCCGGGTTTGGATGGCGGGAAGAATTCTGCACCTTTCACCGAAATTCTAAACATGGTTTGCAGCTGTATTGATAATTCATCGCCAGATAG CACTGTACTTCAAGTGCTGAAGGTTCTTCTTACAGCTGTTGCTTCAGGAAAGTTCAAAG TACACGGGGAACCATTGCTGGGAGTTATTCGAGTTTGCTATAATATTGCTCTAAACAG CAAGAGCCCAATAAACCAAGCAACATCTAAAGCAATGTTGACTCAGATGATAAGCATTGTATTCCGGAGAATGGAGACTGACATT GTTTCCTCATCATCTTCAGTTTCTCAGGAAGAACATGTTTCAGGCGACAGTTCAAGCCTTAAAACTGAAGAAATTATTGCAGCTGACCAAAGTGAGAAAGAAATGACATTAGGCGATGCACTCACTCAAGCAAAAGACACAACTCTGGCTTCTGTTGAAGAGTTGCATACCCTTGTGGGCGGTGCTGATATTAAG GGTTTAGAAGCCGCCCTTGACAAAGCTGTGCATCTTGAAGATGGCAAGAAGATAAAACG GGGCATCGAGCTAGAGAGCATGAGTATTGGACAGCGTGATGCATTGCTAGTTTTCCGTACCCTTTGCAAG ATGGGCATGAAAGAAGATAGTGACGAAGTCACAACCAAGACCCGTATATTGTCTCTTGAACTTCTTCAG GGTATGCTAGAAGGAGTTAGTcattcgtttacgaagaactttCACTTTATTGATTCGGTGAAAGCGTACCTCTCATATGCATTGTTACGAGCTTCAGTTTCCCAGTCTTCTGTCATATTTCAG TATGCATCTGGTATATTCTCCGTGCTTTTACTTCGGTTCAGAGATAGTTTAAAA GGTGAAATTGGTATCTTTTTCCCCATCATCGTCTTACGATCATTAGATAACTCAGAGTGTCCCAATGACCAAAAGATGGGTGTTCTTAG gATGCTTGAAAAAGTCTGTAAAGATCCTCAGATGCTTGTTGATGTCTATGTAAACTATGATTGTGATCTAGAGGCCCCGAACTTGTTTGAACGCATG gTAACAACACTCTCCAAAATTGCTCAAGGTACTCAAAGTGCTGATCCCAATCCTGCCATGGCTTCGCAGACAGCTTCAGTTAAAGGTTCATCCCTTCAG TGCCTGGTGAACGTTCTTAAATCACTTGTTGATTGGGAGAAAATAAGGAAAGAGGCAGAAAATAGTACAAGACATGTAAACGAGGACTCTGATTCTGCTAGGGAGCCAATTGAAACCAAAAGCAGGGAAGATGTGCCAAGCAACTTTGAGAAGGCTAAAGCTCATAAATCCACAATGGAGGCGGCTATCTCCGAG TTCAACAGGAATTCAGTGAAGGGTATAGAATACCTAATAGCAAACAAGTTGGTCGAAAGGAATCCTGCTTCAGTTGCTCAGTTTCTAAGAAGTACTTCGACTTTAAAGAAG GTCATGATTGGCGATTACCTGGGCCAACACGAGGAGTTTCCTCTTGCTGTTATGCATGCCTATGTTGATTCAATGAAATTTTCAGAAATGAAGTTTCATACAGCTATTCGTGAATTTCTCAAAGGTTTCAGACTTCCTGGAGAGGCTCAAAAAATTGATCGCATTATGGAAAAGTTTGCAGAGAG ATATTGCGCAGACAATCCGGGTCTTTTCAAGAATGCAGATACTGCCTATGTTCTAGCCTATGCAGTTATCATGTTAAATACAGATGCGCATAATCCAATGGTTTGGCCTAAAATGTCAAAATCTGATTTTATACGTATGAATGCTACAACTGATCCCGAAGATTGTGCTCCAACTGAACTTCTCGAagagatatatgattctattgtAAAAGAAGAGATAAAACTCAAAGATGATGACAGCAGCATAAGGAAAATCAACAGTCAAAGGCCAGGAGGAGAAGGTGGTCTTGTCAGTATTCTTAATCTGGGTTTGCCAAAACGAATATCAGCAGCCGATGCTAAGTCTGAGACTGAGGATATTGTTAGGAAAACACAGGAAATTTTCCGAAAGGATGGAGTGAAAAGAGGAGTCTTCCACACTGTAGAGCAAGTGGACATAATAAGGCCCATGGTTGAAGCTGTTGGCTGGCCTCTGCTTGCTGCTTTCTCCGTTACAATGGAAGTAGGTGATAACAAACCAAGAATTCTTCTCTGCATGGAAGGATTTAAAGCTGGCATACATATTGCTTTTGTTCTTGGAATGGATACAATGCGCTATGCCTTTCTAACATCGCTTGTCAG GTTCACGTTCTTGCATGCTCCGAAAGAAATGAGGAGCAAAAATGTTGAAGCATTGAGGATATTACTGGCTCTGTGTGACTCAGAACCTGATACCCTTCAAGATACCTGGAATGCAGTTCTAGAATGTGTTTCTCGGCTTGAATTCATTGTTTCTACTCCTGGGATTACTGCAACAGTAATGCACGGATCAAACCAGATATCCAGGGATGGGGTTGTTCAATCATTGAAGGAATTAGCGGGAAGACCGGCTGAACAAGTTTTTGTAAACAGTGTGAAGCTGCCCAGCGAATCTGTTGTGGAATTCTTTACTGCTTTATGTGGTGTTTCAGCGGAAGAACTGAAACAGTCTCCTGCCCGGGTTTTCAGCTTGCAGAAACTCGTTGAGATCAGTTACTACAATATAGCTCGTATTCGAATG GTCTGGGCAAGAATATGGTCTGTCCTTGCAGAACATTTCGTATCTGCTGGTAGCCATCATGATGAAAAGATTGCAATGTATGCCATAGATTCTCTTAGACAGCTCGGGATGAAGTATTTGGAGCGTGCTGAGCTCACCAATTTTACCTTTCAAAATGATATTCTCAAACCGTTCGTTATTATCATGCGGAATACTCAAAGTCAGACCATAAGAAGCCTAATTGTTGACTGCATCGTTCAG ATGATCAAATCTAAAGTTGGAAGTATAAAATCGGGTTGGAGGAGTGTTTTTATGATATTTACAGCAGCTGCAGATGACGATGTTGAATCCATAGTTGAAAAATCATTTGAGAATGTGGAGCAAG TTATTCTGGAACACTTTGACCAGGTGATCGGTGACTGCTTCATGGATTGCGTCAACTGTCTCATCCGGTTTGCCAATAACAAAGCTTCAGACAGGATAAGCCTGAAAGCTATTGCCCTTCTCAGAATATGCGAGGATCGGCTTGCAGAG GGACTTATACCGGGTGGTGTTCTCAAGCCTGTCAATACCAATGAGGATGAAACTTTTGATGTGACAGAGCATTACTGGTATCCGATGCTTGCTGGTTTATCTGATCTCACGTCAGATTTTAGACCTGAAGTTAGAAACTGCGCTCTGGAGGTGTTGTTTGATTTGCTGAATGAAAGAGGCAAAAAGTTCTCCACGCCTTTCTGGGAGAGCATCTTCCATCGCATCTTGTTTCCAATTTTTGATCATGTGAGTCATGCTGGAAAGGACGGCTTAGTATCGTCGGGGGATGTTCAATTTCGTGAAACAAGCATTCATTCCCTTCAGCTTCTCTGTAATCTCTTTAATACATTCTACAAG GAAGTTTGTTTTATGCTGCCTCCACTTTTAAGCTTGCTCCTAGACTGTGCGAAGAAATCAGATCAGACAGTTGTTTCAATTTCATTAGGAGCACTGGTTCACCTTATAGAGGTTGGAGGTCACCAATTTAGTGAGGGCGACTGGGATATGCTCTTGAAAAGCATAAG AGATGCATCATACACAACTCAACCGCTGGAGCTATTAAATGATTTGGGTTTTGACAATCCGAATAAGAACCTGGTTGTGACTGGAGATATAGAGGCTGATGCCACTGATTCTCCCCGAGTTGATCATAATCCGGATGAGAATGGGAAAGGCTCCGCCCAGGCATCTCCAAGGGTTGGCATTCATGGAGCTTCTCAAGAATCTGGGATACAGCCCAAGGATGATGGTTCTGAAG GTCGTCCATCGTCATCTGGAAGGTCACAAAAGGAAGGGGATGATCCGATTATCCAGCGGAGTCAGACTTTTGGCCAAAGATTTATGGACAATCTCTTTCTCAGGAATCTCACATCTCAACCAAAGAGCTCTGCTGCAGAGGTGTCTGTACCCTCTTCTCCACATAAG GTGGATCCTGCAGAGCCAGAcaacagagaagaagagagcCCAGCTCTTGGAACTATTAGAGGCAAATGCATCACACAATTACTACTACTTGGTGCTATCAACAGTATCCAG AAAAAATACTGGAGTAATTTGAAAACAGCACAGAAGATTGCGATCATGGACATCTTATTCTCTTTCATAGAATTCGCTGCTTCCTACAATTCATATTCTAACCTTAGAACACGAATGATTCACATTTCCGCGGAAAG GCCACCTCTAAACCTTCTCCGACAAGAGCTGGAAGGAACCAACATATATATGGATGTCTTACATAAGACTACAACTGGGCTTGGGGATGCTGCATCCGACACGGAAGATAAACTCGAAGGTGCAGCTGAAGGAAAGCTGGTGTCGTTCTGTGAACAGGTGCTGAAAGAAACATCTGATCTCCAGTCCTCTTTGGGGGAGTCTACGAACATGGATGTTCACCGGGTACTTGAGCTACGTTCTCCCGTGATTGTCAag GTTCTGGAAGGAATGTGCTTCATGAACAACAAAATATTCAGGAAACACATGAGAGAGTTCTACCCTCTGCTCACGAGGCTTGTTTGCTGTGAACAG ATGGACATACGAGGTGCATTAGCCAACCTTTTCACAGCACAATTGAAGCCTCTTTTGCAACAGTAA
- the LOC106410151 gene encoding brefeldin A-inhibited guanine nucleotide-exchange protein 5-like isoform X1, whose translation MAAGGFVSRAFETMLKESGGKKFPDLQKAIQAYQDGSKVVTQAASSSIDERSQAEGEGAKTGGEADEPQKVPSGEVAEQASQSKSGTINISLANAGHTLGGAEVELVLKPLRLAFETKNLKIFDAALDCLHKLIAYDHLEGDPGLDGGKNSAPFTEILNMVCSCIDNSSPDSTVLQVLKVLLTAVASGKFKVHGEPLLGVIRVCYNIALNSKSPINQATSKAMLTQMISIVFRRMETDIVSSSSSVSQEEHVSGDSSSLKTEEIIAADQSEKEMTLGDALTQAKDTTLASVEELHTLVGGADIKGLEAALDKAVHLEDGKKIKRGIELESMSIGQRDALLVFRTLCKMGMKEDSDEVTTKTRILSLELLQGMLEGVSHSFTKNFHFIDSVKAYLSYALLRASVSQSSVIFQYASGIFSVLLLRFRDSLKGEIGIFFPIIVLRSLDNSECPNDQKMGVLRMLEKVCKDPQMLVDVYVNYDCDLEAPNLFERMVTTLSKIAQGTQSADPNPAMASQTASVKGSSLQCLVNVLKSLVDWEKIRKEAENSTRHVNEDSDSAREPIETKSREDVPSNFEKAKAHKSTMEAAISEFNRNSVKGIEYLIANKLVERNPASVAQFLRSTSTLKKVMIGDYLGQHEEFPLAVMHAYVDSMKFSEMKFHTAIREFLKGFRLPGEAQKIDRIMEKFAERYCADNPGLFKNADTAYVLAYAVIMLNTDAHNPMVWPKMSKSDFIRMNATTDPEDCAPTELLEEIYDSIVKEEIKLKDDDSSIRKINSQRPGGEGGLVSILNLGLPKRISAADAKSETEDIVRKTQEIFRKDGVKRGVFHTVEQVDIIRPMVEAVGWPLLAAFSVTMEVGDNKPRILLCMEGFKAGIHIAFVLGMDTMRYAFLTSLVRFTFLHAPKEMRSKNVEALRILLALCDSEPDTLQDTWNAVLECVSRLEFIVSTPGITATVMHGSNQISRDGVVQSLKELAGRPAEQVFVNSVKLPSESVVEFFTALCGVSAEELKQSPARVFSLQKLVEISYYNIARIRMVWARIWSVLAEHFVSAGSHHDEKIAMYAIDSLRQLGMKYLERAELTNFTFQNDILKPFVIIMRNTQSQTIRSLIVDCIVQMIKSKVGSIKSGWRSVFMIFTAAADDDVESIVEKSFENVEQVILEHFDQVIGDCFMDCVNCLIRFANNKASDRISLKAIALLRICEDRLAEGLIPGGVLKPVNTNEDETFDVTEHYWYPMLAGLSDLTSDFRPEVRNCALEVLFDLLNERGKKFSTPFWESIFHRILFPIFDHVSHAGKDGLVSSGDVQFRETSIHSLQLLCNLFNTFYKEVCFMLPPLLSLLLDCAKKSDQTVVSISLGALVHLIEVGGHQFSEGDWDMLLKSIRDASYTTQPLELLNDLGFDNPNKNLVVTGDIEADATDSPRVDHNPDENGKGSAQASPRVGIHGASQESGIQPKDDGSEGRPSSSGRSQKEGDDPIIQRSQTFGQRFMDNLFLRNLTSQPKSSAAEVSVPSSPHKQVDPAEPDNREEESPALGTIRGKCITQLLLLGAINSIQKKYWSNLKTAQKIAIMDILFSFIEFAASYNSYSNLRTRMIHISAERPPLNLLRQELEGTNIYMDVLHKTTTGLGDAASDTEDKLEGAAEGKLVSFCEQVLKETSDLQSSLGESTNMDVHRVLELRSPVIVKVLEGMCFMNNKIFRKHMREFYPLLTRLVCCEQMDIRGALANLFTAQLKPLLQQ comes from the exons ATGGCGGCGGGTGGATTTGTGAGCCGAGCGTTCGAGACGATGCTCAAGGAATCTGGGGGCAAGAAGTTTCCTGATCTCCAGAAAGCCATTCAAGCCTATCAAG ATGGTTCCAAGGTTGTTACACAGGCTGCATCCTCGAGCATAGATGAGAG ATCACAAGCTGAAGGTGAAGGTGCAAAAACTGGAGGAGAAGCAGATGAACCGCAAAAAGTCCCGAGTGGTGAAGTGGCCGAGCAGGCCAGCCAGTCAAAAAGCGGGACTATCAACATTTCCTTAGCAAATGCTGGACACACATTAGGGGGAGCTGAAGTGGAGCTTGTTCTGAAGCCTCTACGCCTTGCATTTGAGACAAAGAACTTGAAGATTTTTGATGCTGCTTTGGACTGTCTTCAT AAACTCATTGCCTACGATCATTTGGAGGGTGATCCGGGTTTGGATGGCGGGAAGAATTCTGCACCTTTCACCGAAATTCTAAACATGGTTTGCAGCTGTATTGATAATTCATCGCCAGATAG CACTGTACTTCAAGTGCTGAAGGTTCTTCTTACAGCTGTTGCTTCAGGAAAGTTCAAAG TACACGGGGAACCATTGCTGGGAGTTATTCGAGTTTGCTATAATATTGCTCTAAACAG CAAGAGCCCAATAAACCAAGCAACATCTAAAGCAATGTTGACTCAGATGATAAGCATTGTATTCCGGAGAATGGAGACTGACATT GTTTCCTCATCATCTTCAGTTTCTCAGGAAGAACATGTTTCAGGCGACAGTTCAAGCCTTAAAACTGAAGAAATTATTGCAGCTGACCAAAGTGAGAAAGAAATGACATTAGGCGATGCACTCACTCAAGCAAAAGACACAACTCTGGCTTCTGTTGAAGAGTTGCATACCCTTGTGGGCGGTGCTGATATTAAG GGTTTAGAAGCCGCCCTTGACAAAGCTGTGCATCTTGAAGATGGCAAGAAGATAAAACG GGGCATCGAGCTAGAGAGCATGAGTATTGGACAGCGTGATGCATTGCTAGTTTTCCGTACCCTTTGCAAG ATGGGCATGAAAGAAGATAGTGACGAAGTCACAACCAAGACCCGTATATTGTCTCTTGAACTTCTTCAG GGTATGCTAGAAGGAGTTAGTcattcgtttacgaagaactttCACTTTATTGATTCGGTGAAAGCGTACCTCTCATATGCATTGTTACGAGCTTCAGTTTCCCAGTCTTCTGTCATATTTCAG TATGCATCTGGTATATTCTCCGTGCTTTTACTTCGGTTCAGAGATAGTTTAAAA GGTGAAATTGGTATCTTTTTCCCCATCATCGTCTTACGATCATTAGATAACTCAGAGTGTCCCAATGACCAAAAGATGGGTGTTCTTAG gATGCTTGAAAAAGTCTGTAAAGATCCTCAGATGCTTGTTGATGTCTATGTAAACTATGATTGTGATCTAGAGGCCCCGAACTTGTTTGAACGCATG gTAACAACACTCTCCAAAATTGCTCAAGGTACTCAAAGTGCTGATCCCAATCCTGCCATGGCTTCGCAGACAGCTTCAGTTAAAGGTTCATCCCTTCAG TGCCTGGTGAACGTTCTTAAATCACTTGTTGATTGGGAGAAAATAAGGAAAGAGGCAGAAAATAGTACAAGACATGTAAACGAGGACTCTGATTCTGCTAGGGAGCCAATTGAAACCAAAAGCAGGGAAGATGTGCCAAGCAACTTTGAGAAGGCTAAAGCTCATAAATCCACAATGGAGGCGGCTATCTCCGAG TTCAACAGGAATTCAGTGAAGGGTATAGAATACCTAATAGCAAACAAGTTGGTCGAAAGGAATCCTGCTTCAGTTGCTCAGTTTCTAAGAAGTACTTCGACTTTAAAGAAG GTCATGATTGGCGATTACCTGGGCCAACACGAGGAGTTTCCTCTTGCTGTTATGCATGCCTATGTTGATTCAATGAAATTTTCAGAAATGAAGTTTCATACAGCTATTCGTGAATTTCTCAAAGGTTTCAGACTTCCTGGAGAGGCTCAAAAAATTGATCGCATTATGGAAAAGTTTGCAGAGAG ATATTGCGCAGACAATCCGGGTCTTTTCAAGAATGCAGATACTGCCTATGTTCTAGCCTATGCAGTTATCATGTTAAATACAGATGCGCATAATCCAATGGTTTGGCCTAAAATGTCAAAATCTGATTTTATACGTATGAATGCTACAACTGATCCCGAAGATTGTGCTCCAACTGAACTTCTCGAagagatatatgattctattgtAAAAGAAGAGATAAAACTCAAAGATGATGACAGCAGCATAAGGAAAATCAACAGTCAAAGGCCAGGAGGAGAAGGTGGTCTTGTCAGTATTCTTAATCTGGGTTTGCCAAAACGAATATCAGCAGCCGATGCTAAGTCTGAGACTGAGGATATTGTTAGGAAAACACAGGAAATTTTCCGAAAGGATGGAGTGAAAAGAGGAGTCTTCCACACTGTAGAGCAAGTGGACATAATAAGGCCCATGGTTGAAGCTGTTGGCTGGCCTCTGCTTGCTGCTTTCTCCGTTACAATGGAAGTAGGTGATAACAAACCAAGAATTCTTCTCTGCATGGAAGGATTTAAAGCTGGCATACATATTGCTTTTGTTCTTGGAATGGATACAATGCGCTATGCCTTTCTAACATCGCTTGTCAG GTTCACGTTCTTGCATGCTCCGAAAGAAATGAGGAGCAAAAATGTTGAAGCATTGAGGATATTACTGGCTCTGTGTGACTCAGAACCTGATACCCTTCAAGATACCTGGAATGCAGTTCTAGAATGTGTTTCTCGGCTTGAATTCATTGTTTCTACTCCTGGGATTACTGCAACAGTAATGCACGGATCAAACCAGATATCCAGGGATGGGGTTGTTCAATCATTGAAGGAATTAGCGGGAAGACCGGCTGAACAAGTTTTTGTAAACAGTGTGAAGCTGCCCAGCGAATCTGTTGTGGAATTCTTTACTGCTTTATGTGGTGTTTCAGCGGAAGAACTGAAACAGTCTCCTGCCCGGGTTTTCAGCTTGCAGAAACTCGTTGAGATCAGTTACTACAATATAGCTCGTATTCGAATG GTCTGGGCAAGAATATGGTCTGTCCTTGCAGAACATTTCGTATCTGCTGGTAGCCATCATGATGAAAAGATTGCAATGTATGCCATAGATTCTCTTAGACAGCTCGGGATGAAGTATTTGGAGCGTGCTGAGCTCACCAATTTTACCTTTCAAAATGATATTCTCAAACCGTTCGTTATTATCATGCGGAATACTCAAAGTCAGACCATAAGAAGCCTAATTGTTGACTGCATCGTTCAG ATGATCAAATCTAAAGTTGGAAGTATAAAATCGGGTTGGAGGAGTGTTTTTATGATATTTACAGCAGCTGCAGATGACGATGTTGAATCCATAGTTGAAAAATCATTTGAGAATGTGGAGCAAG TTATTCTGGAACACTTTGACCAGGTGATCGGTGACTGCTTCATGGATTGCGTCAACTGTCTCATCCGGTTTGCCAATAACAAAGCTTCAGACAGGATAAGCCTGAAAGCTATTGCCCTTCTCAGAATATGCGAGGATCGGCTTGCAGAG GGACTTATACCGGGTGGTGTTCTCAAGCCTGTCAATACCAATGAGGATGAAACTTTTGATGTGACAGAGCATTACTGGTATCCGATGCTTGCTGGTTTATCTGATCTCACGTCAGATTTTAGACCTGAAGTTAGAAACTGCGCTCTGGAGGTGTTGTTTGATTTGCTGAATGAAAGAGGCAAAAAGTTCTCCACGCCTTTCTGGGAGAGCATCTTCCATCGCATCTTGTTTCCAATTTTTGATCATGTGAGTCATGCTGGAAAGGACGGCTTAGTATCGTCGGGGGATGTTCAATTTCGTGAAACAAGCATTCATTCCCTTCAGCTTCTCTGTAATCTCTTTAATACATTCTACAAG GAAGTTTGTTTTATGCTGCCTCCACTTTTAAGCTTGCTCCTAGACTGTGCGAAGAAATCAGATCAGACAGTTGTTTCAATTTCATTAGGAGCACTGGTTCACCTTATAGAGGTTGGAGGTCACCAATTTAGTGAGGGCGACTGGGATATGCTCTTGAAAAGCATAAG AGATGCATCATACACAACTCAACCGCTGGAGCTATTAAATGATTTGGGTTTTGACAATCCGAATAAGAACCTGGTTGTGACTGGAGATATAGAGGCTGATGCCACTGATTCTCCCCGAGTTGATCATAATCCGGATGAGAATGGGAAAGGCTCCGCCCAGGCATCTCCAAGGGTTGGCATTCATGGAGCTTCTCAAGAATCTGGGATACAGCCCAAGGATGATGGTTCTGAAG GTCGTCCATCGTCATCTGGAAGGTCACAAAAGGAAGGGGATGATCCGATTATCCAGCGGAGTCAGACTTTTGGCCAAAGATTTATGGACAATCTCTTTCTCAGGAATCTCACATCTCAACCAAAGAGCTCTGCTGCAGAGGTGTCTGTACCCTCTTCTCCACATAAG CAGGTGGATCCTGCAGAGCCAGAcaacagagaagaagagagcCCAGCTCTTGGAACTATTAGAGGCAAATGCATCACACAATTACTACTACTTGGTGCTATCAACAGTATCCAG AAAAAATACTGGAGTAATTTGAAAACAGCACAGAAGATTGCGATCATGGACATCTTATTCTCTTTCATAGAATTCGCTGCTTCCTACAATTCATATTCTAACCTTAGAACACGAATGATTCACATTTCCGCGGAAAG GCCACCTCTAAACCTTCTCCGACAAGAGCTGGAAGGAACCAACATATATATGGATGTCTTACATAAGACTACAACTGGGCTTGGGGATGCTGCATCCGACACGGAAGATAAACTCGAAGGTGCAGCTGAAGGAAAGCTGGTGTCGTTCTGTGAACAGGTGCTGAAAGAAACATCTGATCTCCAGTCCTCTTTGGGGGAGTCTACGAACATGGATGTTCACCGGGTACTTGAGCTACGTTCTCCCGTGATTGTCAag GTTCTGGAAGGAATGTGCTTCATGAACAACAAAATATTCAGGAAACACATGAGAGAGTTCTACCCTCTGCTCACGAGGCTTGTTTGCTGTGAACAG ATGGACATACGAGGTGCATTAGCCAACCTTTTCACAGCACAATTGAAGCCTCTTTTGCAACAGTAA